A section of the Papio anubis isolate 15944 chromosome 16, Panubis1.0, whole genome shotgun sequence genome encodes:
- the LOC101016588 gene encoding uncharacterized protein LOC101016588 encodes MTAPRAFAGLSRPQRKGDQSSGLVRVKRDMAGKQTSPGGPACTGKGAGLDAALTSTRAPRAVRLETTFPRGGPRGAGGKETASDPVRRCESHPWLYKGGLGDHSFLCVGGARGVVVVRLTARLHTLSSCPLEQPAGIEWILEEGVTTGPPRKPRVDIYNLRSPDEFIVGQNQALIEPG; translated from the exons ATGACTGCGCCCAGAGCCTTTGCGGGCCTCAGTCGGCCCCAGAGGAAGGGGGACCAGTCGAGCGGTTTGGTGCGTGTGAAGCGCGACATGGCGGGGAAGCAGACGAGCCCGGGTGGCCCAGCGTGTACAGGGAAGGGGGCGGGGCTAGATGCGGCCTTGACATCTACTAGAGCGCCTCGGGCTGTGCGGCTcgagactacatttcccaggggGGGCCCGCGCGGAGCGGGCGGAAAAGAGACCGCCTCGGATCCAGTGCGCAGGTGCGAGAGCCATCCTTGGTTATATAAGGGAGGTTTAGGCGACCATTCGTTCCTTTGCGTCGGGGGCGCTCGCGGTGTGGTGGTTGTGCGGCTTACAGCCAGGCTTCATACGCTGTCGTCCTGCCC GTTAGAGCAGCCAGCGGGTATAGAATGGATTTTGGAGGAGGGAGTCACCACTGGGCCTCCAAGGAAGCCACGTGTAGACATCTACAACCTTCGATCTCCTGacga gttTATTGTTGGCCAAAACCAGGCTTTGATTGAACCAGGATGA